From Deltaproteobacteria bacterium, a single genomic window includes:
- a CDS encoding sigma-70 family RNA polymerase sigma factor — MKLDDRQTTAMVEVDSRGPTGATAAYAAEDLDPGRERRPLESYFQEIGGTRTLRREEEVYLAKELEASTQALRTALYLLPCSPRHVVERWDSLRALSHTGAKLSESMGDEETGEIAARVERAVKRLRDLLRERERSVKRNVSQKTLEKADQKIAAELDKAQLSLALLAELRDRAVAIAEEMKKEKRKTRRLAELENEAGLPKLLMIERVELVLDAHERMTRVKNRFIEHNLKLVVAIAKDYRNLGLSFPDLIQEGNLGLIRAVEKFDHRRGFKFSTYAVWWIRQALVRAIQNHSRTIRLPSHVHDRLQRSQRVRAELTGKLGREPTAAELAPALGTDIDSLESLDRLSREAISLESSVAGTEKRLEEFVANPDALTPDGGIDSDRMRSGVGTLISSLTDREQLILRLRYGLGGEEEHTLEQIGQSLGLSRERVRQLEARALKKLRETMPAQRLHPILEP, encoded by the coding sequence GTGAAGCTGGACGATCGGCAGACGACGGCGATGGTGGAGGTCGATTCCCGCGGTCCGACCGGAGCCACTGCGGCCTACGCCGCGGAGGACCTCGACCCGGGGCGGGAGCGACGGCCGCTCGAGTCGTATTTCCAGGAGATCGGCGGGACCCGCACGCTGCGCCGCGAGGAGGAGGTGTACCTCGCGAAGGAGCTCGAGGCGTCGACCCAGGCCCTGCGCACGGCCCTGTACCTGCTGCCCTGCTCGCCGCGCCACGTGGTCGAGCGCTGGGACTCGCTGCGCGCGCTCTCGCACACGGGGGCCAAGCTCTCGGAGTCGATGGGCGACGAGGAGACCGGCGAGATCGCGGCCCGCGTCGAGCGTGCCGTCAAGCGGCTGCGCGACCTGCTGCGCGAGCGCGAGAGGTCGGTGAAGCGGAACGTCTCGCAGAAGACGCTCGAGAAGGCGGACCAGAAGATCGCCGCCGAGCTCGACAAGGCCCAGCTCTCGCTGGCCCTGCTCGCCGAGCTGCGCGACCGCGCCGTCGCGATCGCCGAGGAGATGAAGAAGGAGAAGCGGAAGACCAGGCGGCTCGCGGAGCTCGAGAACGAGGCCGGCCTGCCGAAGCTCCTGATGATCGAGCGGGTCGAGCTGGTGCTCGACGCGCACGAGCGCATGACGCGGGTCAAGAACCGCTTCATCGAGCACAACCTGAAGCTCGTGGTGGCGATCGCGAAGGACTACCGGAACCTGGGCCTCTCGTTCCCCGACCTGATCCAGGAGGGCAACCTGGGCCTGATCCGGGCGGTCGAGAAGTTCGACCACCGGCGCGGCTTCAAGTTCTCGACCTATGCCGTGTGGTGGATCCGCCAGGCGCTGGTGCGGGCGATCCAGAACCACTCGCGCACGATCCGCCTGCCCTCCCACGTGCACGACCGGCTGCAGCGCAGCCAGCGCGTGCGGGCGGAGCTGACCGGCAAGCTCGGCCGCGAGCCCACCGCCGCGGAGCTCGCGCCTGCGCTCGGCACCGACATCGACTCGCTCGAGTCCCTCGACCGGCTCTCGCGCGAGGCGATCTCGCTCGAGTCGTCGGTGGCGGGCACCGAGAAGCGGCTCGAGGAGTTCGTGGCCAACCCGGACGCGCTGACCCCGGACGGCGGCATCGACAGCGACCGGATGCGCTCGGGCGTCGGCACGCTGATCTCGAGCCTCACGGACCGCGAGCAGCTGATCCTGCGCCTGCGCTACGGCCTGGGGGGCGAGGAGGAGCACACCCTCGAGCAGATCGGGCAGTCGCTCGGCCTCTCGCGCGAGCGCGTGCGCCAGCTCGAGGCCCGCGCTCTCAAGAAGCTGCGCGAGACGATGCCCGCCCAGCGCCTGCACCCGATCCTCGAGCCGTAG
- a CDS encoding GNAT family N-acetyltransferase, which produces MIHPGEGAGFSEREFYLQGFRGRTLAIACPHQKLLREPEAVGAVVSTLARNGSRVLLISSRRAALDGLAGERVIPASTRALETVVWRSLRQSARVGIVAGGREPFARQVRELALRLGVCKLVWIDPGGGFRDRSGRRLSFVHLDELHELLAASRRLAKRRRALLREIAAMVEGGVPAVNVCDAAGLDRELFTYAGAGTLFTRKRYVVVRELGLDDFDAAYDLIGRGVAEGYLAPRPARAVDEVLAHGFGAFVEGTHLAGIGALLTFPDAPRTGEIAALYTLTRFLGEGVGQHLVAFALRRARAQKLHSVYGLTTQARVGAFFERLGFEQVPLDGVPASRWRGYDRRRRGRLLCYQRDVRRRRAPHA; this is translated from the coding sequence GTGATCCACCCGGGCGAGGGCGCCGGCTTCTCCGAGCGCGAGTTCTACCTGCAGGGCTTCCGGGGACGGACCCTCGCCATCGCCTGCCCCCACCAGAAGCTGCTCCGGGAGCCCGAGGCCGTGGGGGCGGTGGTCTCGACCCTGGCCCGCAACGGCAGCCGGGTCCTGCTGATCTCCTCGCGCCGGGCCGCCCTCGACGGGCTGGCGGGCGAGCGGGTGATCCCGGCCTCCACCCGTGCCCTCGAGACCGTGGTCTGGCGCAGCCTGCGGCAGTCCGCGCGGGTGGGGATCGTGGCCGGAGGGCGGGAGCCCTTTGCCAGACAGGTCCGGGAGCTCGCGCTCCGGCTCGGGGTCTGCAAGCTGGTGTGGATCGACCCGGGCGGGGGGTTCCGGGACCGGAGCGGACGCCGGCTCTCCTTCGTGCACCTCGACGAGCTGCACGAGCTCCTGGCGGCAAGCCGGCGCCTGGCGAAGCGCCGGCGCGCCCTCCTGCGCGAGATCGCCGCGATGGTCGAGGGGGGGGTGCCGGCGGTGAACGTCTGCGACGCGGCCGGCCTCGACCGCGAGCTCTTCACCTACGCCGGCGCGGGGACGCTCTTCACGCGCAAGCGCTACGTGGTGGTGCGCGAGCTCGGCCTCGACGACTTCGACGCCGCCTACGACCTGATCGGCCGCGGCGTCGCGGAGGGATACCTGGCGCCGCGCCCGGCGCGCGCCGTCGACGAGGTGCTGGCCCACGGCTTCGGCGCCTTCGTGGAGGGCACGCACCTGGCCGGCATCGGCGCGCTGCTCACCTTCCCCGACGCGCCCCGGACTGGCGAGATCGCGGCGCTCTACACGCTGACGCGCTTCCTGGGCGAGGGCGTGGGCCAGCACCTCGTCGCCTTCGCCCTGCGCCGCGCGCGCGCGCAGAAGCTGCACTCGGTCTACGGGCTCACGACCCAGGCGCGCGTCGGCGCCTTCTTCGAACGCCTCGGCTTCGAGCAGGTGCCCCTCGACGGGGTGCCGGCGAGCCGCTGGCGCGGCTACGACCGCCGCCGGCGGGGCCGGCTGCTCTGCTACCAGCGCGACGTGCGGCGCCGGCGGGCGCCGCACGCCTGA
- a CDS encoding TIGR03617 family F420-dependent LLM class oxidoreductase produces MRIETVIPLGDWRRVAAAAQRAEALGFDGVTTPEIANDPFVPLALAALATERLQLGTAIAVAFPRSPMVTANLAWDLQVESRGRFVLGLGPQVKGHNERRFSVPWSAPVPRMREYVESLRAIWRCWELGEPLRYEGEHYRFTLMTPEFSPPRSGLAPVPITIAAVGRDMIRLAGRVCDGVRLHGFCTRRYLEEVALPQLHDGLAQSGRDREHFEVWGGGFVATGPNADEVAKQLEWCRYRIAFYGSTRTYSPVLSLHGWDELAAKLHAMSKRGQWSQMAAEVPDEVVHEFAAAAPYDRLVGAVEKRFGGLVDAIALGFGEGTPEGLARELVQDLRRIPQAFAAFPNTWSRDRA; encoded by the coding sequence ATGCGCATCGAGACCGTGATCCCGCTCGGCGACTGGCGCCGCGTCGCCGCTGCGGCGCAGCGCGCCGAGGCGCTCGGCTTCGATGGGGTCACCACCCCCGAGATCGCCAACGACCCCTTCGTCCCGCTCGCGCTCGCCGCGCTCGCGACCGAGCGGCTCCAGCTCGGCACCGCGATCGCGGTGGCCTTCCCGCGCAGCCCCATGGTGACCGCGAACCTCGCCTGGGATCTCCAGGTCGAGTCGCGCGGGCGCTTCGTGCTCGGGCTCGGCCCGCAGGTGAAGGGCCACAACGAGCGGCGCTTCAGCGTGCCGTGGAGCGCGCCGGTGCCGCGCATGCGCGAGTACGTCGAGTCGCTGCGGGCGATCTGGCGCTGCTGGGAGCTCGGCGAGCCGCTGCGCTACGAGGGCGAGCACTACCGCTTCACGCTGATGACGCCCGAGTTCTCACCACCGAGGAGCGGCCTGGCGCCCGTGCCGATCACGATCGCCGCGGTCGGCCGGGACATGATCCGGCTCGCGGGCCGCGTGTGCGACGGCGTGCGCCTGCACGGCTTCTGCACGCGCCGCTACCTCGAGGAGGTGGCGCTGCCGCAGCTCCACGACGGGCTCGCGCAGTCCGGGCGCGACCGCGAGCACTTCGAGGTCTGGGGTGGCGGCTTCGTCGCGACCGGCCCGAACGCCGACGAGGTGGCGAAGCAGCTCGAGTGGTGCCGCTACCGGATCGCCTTCTACGGCTCGACCCGCACCTACTCGCCGGTGCTGTCGTTGCACGGCTGGGACGAGCTCGCCGCGAAGCTCCACGCGATGTCGAAGCGCGGGCAGTGGAGCCAGATGGCGGCGGAGGTGCCCGACGAGGTGGTGCACGAGTTCGCCGCGGCCGCACCCTACGACCGGCTGGTGGGCGCCGTCGAGAAGCGCTTCGGGGGACTCGTCGACGCGATCGCGCTCGGCTTCGGCGAAGGCACGCCCGAGGGCCTCGCGCGCGAGCTGGTGCAGGATCTGCGGCGCATCCCGCAGGCCTTCGCGGCGTTCCCGAACACCTGGTCCCGGGATCGGGCGTGA
- a CDS encoding winged helix-turn-helix transcriptional regulator, producing MARALERIGDRWTLVLIRHLLGGPKGFQELRQRTGIAPRVLSARLQKLADEGWVEPVAAGARSLYAVTARGRTLEPIVAAIARWWVHHAMEDHVADVGPFSETSAQSILESLPFLLREENARGADVTFEIRLSGAGGGVWTVRIADGHCTVSRGFAEAADVRYTAEARVWCGVALGLLDPRDAVKRGLLTKDGGREALDHYFHQIPRPQPGDRPGAGRGRSRRRTP from the coding sequence GTGGCGCGCGCGCTCGAGCGCATCGGCGACCGCTGGACGCTGGTCCTGATCCGCCACCTGCTCGGCGGGCCGAAGGGCTTCCAGGAGCTGCGCCAGCGCACCGGGATCGCGCCGCGCGTGCTCTCGGCGCGGCTGCAGAAGCTCGCCGACGAGGGCTGGGTCGAGCCCGTCGCCGCCGGCGCCCGCTCGCTCTACGCGGTGACCGCGCGCGGCCGCACGCTCGAGCCGATCGTGGCGGCGATCGCCCGCTGGTGGGTGCACCACGCGATGGAGGACCACGTGGCCGACGTGGGCCCCTTCAGCGAGACCTCGGCGCAGTCGATCCTCGAGTCGCTGCCGTTCCTGCTGCGCGAGGAGAACGCGCGCGGCGCCGACGTCACCTTCGAGATCCGCCTCTCGGGCGCGGGCGGCGGGGTCTGGACGGTACGCATCGCCGATGGGCACTGCACGGTATCGCGCGGCTTCGCCGAGGCGGCTGACGTCCGCTACACGGCCGAGGCGCGCGTCTGGTGCGGCGTCGCGCTGGGACTCCTCGACCCGCGCGACGCGGTCAAGCGCGGCCTGCTCACCAAGGATGGCGGCCGCGAGGCCCTCGACCACTACTTCCACCAGATCCCCCGCCCGCAGCCCGGCGATCGTCCGGGCGCGGGGCGCGGCCGGAGCAGAAGGAGAACCCCGTGA
- a CDS encoding acyl-CoA dehydrogenase family protein, which produces MISFGPTEEQDVAREAMREFAASAMRPQARASDEAGAVPAEFLEQAWQLGLTSTQIPEAFGGGGEARSPVTNALVLEELAHGDAGLALAALAPSLFAMPVVEFGSPAQQRELLPLFCGERYHAASLALVEPGPCFDPIGLRTVAERKGDGWVLSGAKGFVPMADRASHFLVLARAGDGAGLDAVQAFVVPRDAAGLVISAPEPKLGLKALPTGSLALERVELPGSAKLGGDAGCDARRILNLSRTALGAVLVGISRAVLEYAIPYAKEREAFDEAIARKQAIAFTLADMRIEVDAMRWLVWKAASRLEQGQDATREAHLARGYCARQAMKIADDGVQVLGGHGFIREHPVELWYRNARTLGVLEGAVTL; this is translated from the coding sequence GTGATCTCGTTCGGACCCACCGAGGAGCAGGACGTCGCGCGCGAGGCGATGCGCGAGTTCGCCGCCAGCGCGATGCGCCCGCAGGCACGCGCGAGCGACGAGGCGGGCGCGGTGCCCGCGGAGTTCCTGGAGCAGGCCTGGCAGCTCGGCCTCACGTCGACCCAGATCCCCGAGGCCTTCGGCGGCGGCGGCGAGGCGCGCTCGCCCGTCACGAACGCGCTGGTGCTCGAGGAGCTGGCCCACGGCGACGCCGGGCTCGCGCTGGCGGCGCTGGCGCCGTCGCTCTTCGCGATGCCGGTCGTCGAGTTCGGGAGCCCGGCGCAGCAGCGCGAGCTGCTGCCGCTCTTCTGCGGCGAGCGCTACCACGCGGCGTCGCTGGCGCTCGTCGAGCCGGGCCCCTGCTTCGACCCGATCGGGCTGCGCACGGTGGCCGAGCGCAAGGGCGACGGCTGGGTGCTCTCGGGCGCCAAGGGCTTCGTCCCGATGGCGGACCGCGCGAGCCACTTCTTGGTGCTCGCACGCGCCGGTGACGGGGCGGGCCTCGACGCCGTGCAGGCCTTCGTGGTCCCGCGCGACGCGGCCGGGCTCGTGATCTCGGCGCCCGAGCCGAAGCTCGGCCTGAAGGCGCTGCCCACGGGCTCGCTCGCGCTCGAGCGGGTCGAGCTGCCGGGCAGTGCGAAACTCGGCGGCGACGCCGGCTGCGACGCGCGGCGCATCCTGAACCTCTCGCGCACGGCACTCGGCGCGGTGCTGGTCGGGATCTCGCGTGCCGTCCTCGAGTACGCGATCCCCTACGCGAAGGAGCGCGAGGCCTTCGACGAGGCGATCGCGAGGAAGCAGGCGATCGCGTTCACGCTGGCCGACATGCGCATCGAGGTCGACGCGATGCGCTGGCTGGTCTGGAAGGCGGCGAGCCGGCTCGAGCAGGGCCAGGACGCCACGCGCGAGGCGCACCTCGCGCGCGGCTACTGCGCTCGCCAGGCGATGAAGATCGCCGACGACGGCGTGCAGGTGCTCGGCGGCCACGGCTTCATCCGCGAGCACCCGGTCGAGCTCTGGTACCGAAACGCCCGCACCCTCGGCGTCCTCGAAGGCGCCGTCACGCTCTAG
- a CDS encoding acyl-CoA dehydrogenase family protein, producing MIDFSLTPNDRKVLDELRREALVCRSYARHYDENEHEFPPDELPEAKDFAPLMSLFAGRSAEDTGLGTMSMLVAAAQSWGDYSVRMRRGKGGLGNAALRAAGTPEQQQQWGELTLAMAITEPGCGSDPSRVQMTAVLDEQANEWVLNGEKIFVTTGCRADGVVVWATLDRSAGRAGIKSFLVEKGAPGFVVAHKEKKLGIRADDTAAYVFQDCRIPRGNLLGGNEEIPKQSSGGFRGVMKTFNMTRPGVAAIGLGIAEAALDFTRDALRAAGVAIEYGPGIAAQSAAAQRFLELEALYEAAMLTVLRATWLSDNGKPNNLEASICKAKAGAAVREITQGCIELVGPMAASREHLLEKWFRDVRITDIYEGTGQIQRLIIARDILGYGRNELK from the coding sequence ATGATCGACTTCAGCCTCACGCCGAACGACCGCAAGGTGCTCGACGAGCTGCGCCGCGAGGCGCTCGTGTGCCGCTCCTACGCGCGCCACTACGACGAGAACGAACACGAGTTCCCGCCCGACGAGCTGCCCGAGGCCAAGGACTTCGCGCCGCTGATGAGCCTGTTCGCGGGCCGCAGCGCCGAGGACACCGGGCTCGGCACGATGAGCATGCTGGTGGCCGCGGCCCAGAGCTGGGGCGACTACTCGGTGCGCATGCGGCGCGGCAAGGGCGGCCTCGGCAACGCCGCGCTGCGAGCCGCCGGCACCCCCGAGCAGCAGCAGCAGTGGGGGGAGCTCACGCTCGCGATGGCGATCACCGAGCCCGGCTGCGGCTCCGATCCCTCACGCGTCCAGATGACCGCGGTGCTCGACGAGCAGGCGAACGAGTGGGTCCTGAACGGCGAGAAGATCTTCGTCACCACCGGCTGCCGCGCCGACGGGGTCGTCGTGTGGGCCACGCTCGACCGGAGCGCCGGCCGCGCCGGCATCAAGTCGTTCCTGGTCGAGAAGGGCGCACCGGGCTTCGTCGTCGCGCACAAGGAGAAGAAGCTCGGGATCCGCGCCGACGACACGGCGGCCTACGTGTTCCAGGATTGCCGGATCCCGCGTGGCAACCTGCTGGGCGGCAACGAGGAGATCCCGAAGCAGAGCTCGGGTGGCTTCCGGGGCGTCATGAAGACCTTCAACATGACACGGCCCGGGGTGGCGGCGATCGGGCTCGGGATCGCCGAGGCGGCGCTCGACTTCACGCGTGACGCGCTGCGCGCGGCGGGCGTGGCGATCGAGTACGGACCCGGCATCGCGGCCCAGTCGGCGGCGGCGCAGCGCTTCCTCGAGCTCGAGGCGCTCTACGAGGCTGCCATGCTGACGGTGCTGCGCGCCACCTGGCTCTCCGACAACGGCAAGCCCAACAACCTCGAGGCCTCGATCTGCAAGGCCAAGGCGGGCGCCGCGGTCCGCGAGATCACCCAGGGCTGCATCGAGCTGGTCGGACCGATGGCGGCGTCGCGCGAACACCTGCTCGAGAAGTGGTTCCGGGACGTGCGCATCACCGACATCTACGAAGGCACGGGCCAGATCCAGCGCCTCATCATCGCGCGCGACATCCTCGGCTACGGCCGCAACGAGCTCAAGTGA
- a CDS encoding glutathione S-transferase family protein — protein MLTLYDNPFSPFARKIRMALSWKGVAFESIDALALAERDRLAAVNVRAEVPVLADGDLVIVDSADIAAYLEDRFPEPPLLPRSPALRARARYWQRIADTVLDAIVHDISLWIWPTHARADAPPAGLVEAGRRDLGALLARLDGSLGAEGFVCGGELSIADLALFPHVSSLGLLGVALDPFARVRAWSRRMRTLPAVRADLDHVKRSVSETFGAGASPYEAERVVWRGDRIEWLLAQGFADWFRAELAAGRAVLPRSVR, from the coding sequence GTGCTCACGCTCTACGACAACCCCTTCAGTCCCTTCGCACGCAAGATCCGCATGGCGCTGTCCTGGAAGGGCGTCGCGTTCGAGTCGATCGACGCGCTCGCGCTCGCGGAACGCGACCGGCTGGCCGCGGTGAACGTACGCGCCGAGGTCCCGGTGCTCGCCGACGGGGACCTCGTCATCGTCGACTCCGCCGACATCGCAGCCTACCTCGAGGACCGCTTCCCGGAGCCGCCCTTGCTGCCGCGTTCGCCCGCGTTGCGCGCCCGAGCACGATACTGGCAGCGGATCGCCGACACGGTGCTGGACGCGATCGTGCACGACATCTCACTCTGGATCTGGCCCACCCACGCGCGGGCCGACGCGCCGCCTGCCGGCCTCGTCGAGGCCGGGCGCCGCGACCTCGGAGCGCTCCTCGCTCGCCTCGACGGATCGCTCGGCGCGGAGGGCTTCGTCTGCGGCGGCGAGCTCTCGATCGCGGACCTCGCGCTCTTCCCGCACGTCTCGTCGCTCGGGCTCCTCGGCGTGGCGCTCGACCCCTTCGCGCGCGTGCGTGCGTGGAGCCGGCGGATGCGTACGCTTCCCGCCGTGCGCGCGGATCTCGACCACGTGAAGCGGAGCGTGAGCGAGACGTTCGGCGCGGGCGCCTCGCCGTACGAGGCGGAGCGGGTGGTCTGGCGCGGGGATCGCATCGAGTGGCTGCTCGCGCAGGGATTCGCGGACTGGTTCCGGGCCGAGCTCGCAGCGGGCCGCGCCGTGCTCCCTCGCTCCGTCCGCTGA
- a CDS encoding acyl-CoA/acyl-ACP dehydrogenase has protein sequence MNLEFSEDQKFVQHTAREFLTKNAGLDVCRKVLETKDATHDPGLWKGVAEMGWLGAAVPEAHGGAGLGHLELVLIAEEIGRALAPIPFASSVALCTEAILQFGSEAQKQKWLPRLAAGEAIGTFALAEGPGDADVASLATRFASGRLTGTKLPVLDGEAAGLAVVVAQGERGPVLALLDLSAKGVTRTRVESFDPSHSLARLELRDAGAELLGGADGGAERVATLLDRAAVVIGFEQLGGATRALEITREFALGRYAFGRPIASFQALKHRLADLYAKIEIARSNGYYAAWALSSGNDELALAACSFRAAASDAFESAAQEMIQIHGGVGFTWEYDCHLFYRRARWLAASIGTASSWRDLLITRLVARQGQGGGDAHAE, from the coding sequence ATGAACCTCGAGTTCTCCGAGGACCAGAAGTTCGTCCAGCACACGGCCCGCGAGTTCCTGACCAAGAACGCAGGCCTCGACGTGTGCCGCAAGGTCCTCGAGACGAAGGACGCGACCCACGACCCGGGTCTGTGGAAGGGCGTCGCCGAGATGGGCTGGCTCGGCGCGGCGGTGCCCGAGGCGCACGGCGGCGCGGGGCTCGGCCATCTGGAGCTCGTGCTGATCGCCGAGGAGATCGGCCGCGCGCTCGCGCCGATCCCCTTCGCCTCGTCGGTGGCGCTCTGCACCGAGGCGATCCTCCAGTTCGGCAGCGAGGCGCAGAAGCAGAAGTGGCTGCCGCGGCTCGCGGCCGGCGAGGCGATCGGCACCTTCGCGCTCGCCGAGGGGCCCGGCGACGCCGACGTCGCCTCGCTGGCGACGCGCTTCGCGAGCGGCAGGCTCACCGGGACCAAGCTCCCGGTCCTCGATGGCGAGGCGGCCGGCCTGGCCGTCGTCGTCGCCCAGGGCGAGCGGGGTCCCGTGCTCGCGCTCCTCGACCTCTCGGCGAAGGGCGTGACCCGCACGCGGGTCGAGTCCTTCGACCCGTCGCACTCGCTGGCCAGGCTCGAGCTGCGCGACGCCGGCGCCGAGCTGCTGGGCGGTGCGGACGGCGGCGCCGAGCGCGTCGCGACCCTGCTCGACCGCGCCGCGGTCGTGATCGGCTTCGAGCAGCTCGGGGGCGCGACGCGCGCGCTCGAGATCACGCGGGAGTTCGCGCTCGGCCGCTACGCCTTCGGCCGCCCGATCGCGTCGTTCCAGGCGCTCAAGCACCGGCTCGCCGACCTCTACGCGAAGATCGAGATCGCGCGCTCGAACGGCTACTACGCGGCCTGGGCGCTGAGCAGCGGCAACGACGAGCTCGCCCTTGCCGCGTGCAGCTTCCGCGCCGCGGCGAGCGACGCCTTCGAGTCCGCCGCGCAGGAGATGATCCAGATCCACGGCGGCGTCGGCTTCACCTGGGAGTACGACTGCCACCTGTTCTACCGGCGCGCGCGCTGGCTGGCGGCGTCGATCGGCACGGCGAGCAGCTGGCGCGATCTGCTGATCACGCGCCTGGTCGCGCGCCAGGGCCAGGGCGGCGGCGACGCCCACGCCGAGTAG
- a CDS encoding acyl-CoA dehydrogenase family protein — MDFDDTPQEAAFRAKARAWLEQHAKPRDPNAIAPNLLGERESADVIQKAKDWQATKFDAGWACLTWPKEYGGQGLGRLEAVVWGQEEGKFETPPNIYGIGHGMLGPTLMAHGSEEQKQKYIREMARGQVVWCQLFSEPDAGSDLAGLRTSAVKDGGDWVLNGQKIWSTGAHFCDWGMIVTRTDPNAAKHAGLTYFIVDMHAKGVEVRPIKQINGGSGFNEVFFTDVRVPDANRLGAVGDGWRVAITTLMNERVAIGAGGGAGRYRDLIKLAQETRRNGRPAIEDSAVRQKLADFYIQSKGLQFTSYRTLSALSRGATPGPEGAIGKAVGAPMGQEMAHFALELQGAMGAVADAAIAPQDAVWQEMYLGTPGLRIAGGTDEILKNIIAERVLRLPPEIRVDKDRPFREIPTGSVK; from the coding sequence ATGGACTTCGACGACACCCCGCAGGAGGCTGCCTTCCGCGCCAAGGCGCGCGCCTGGCTCGAGCAGCACGCGAAGCCGCGCGACCCGAACGCGATCGCCCCGAACCTGCTCGGCGAGCGCGAGAGCGCCGACGTGATCCAGAAGGCGAAGGACTGGCAGGCCACCAAGTTCGACGCGGGCTGGGCGTGCCTCACCTGGCCGAAGGAGTACGGCGGGCAGGGCCTCGGGCGCCTCGAGGCCGTGGTGTGGGGCCAGGAGGAGGGGAAGTTCGAGACCCCGCCGAACATCTACGGGATCGGCCACGGCATGCTCGGGCCGACCCTGATGGCGCACGGCAGCGAGGAGCAGAAGCAGAAGTACATCCGCGAGATGGCGCGCGGCCAGGTGGTCTGGTGCCAGCTCTTCAGCGAGCCCGATGCCGGCAGCGACCTGGCGGGCCTGCGCACGAGCGCCGTGAAGGACGGCGGCGACTGGGTGCTCAACGGCCAGAAGATCTGGAGCACCGGGGCGCACTTCTGCGACTGGGGCATGATCGTGACGCGCACCGACCCGAACGCCGCGAAGCACGCCGGCCTCACCTACTTCATCGTCGACATGCACGCGAAGGGCGTCGAGGTGCGCCCGATCAAGCAGATCAACGGCGGCTCGGGCTTCAACGAGGTGTTCTTCACCGACGTGCGCGTTCCCGACGCGAACCGCCTGGGCGCGGTCGGCGACGGCTGGCGCGTCGCGATCACGACGCTCATGAACGAGCGCGTCGCGATCGGCGCGGGCGGCGGCGCAGGGCGCTATCGCGACCTGATCAAGCTCGCGCAGGAGACGCGCCGCAACGGACGCCCGGCGATCGAGGACTCGGCGGTGCGCCAGAAGCTGGCCGACTTCTACATCCAGTCGAAGGGTCTCCAGTTCACGAGCTACCGCACGCTCTCGGCGCTCTCGCGCGGCGCCACGCCCGGGCCGGAGGGGGCGATCGGCAAGGCGGTGGGCGCGCCGATGGGCCAGGAGATGGCGCACTTCGCGCTCGAGCTGCAGGGCGCGATGGGCGCCGTCGCCGACGCGGCGATCGCGCCGCAGGACGCGGTCTGGCAGGAGATGTACCTGGGCACCCCGGGCCTGCGCATCGCGGGCGGCACCGACGAGATCCTGAAGAACATCATCGCCGAGCGCGTGCTGCGGCTGCCGCCCGAGATCCGCGTCGACAAGGACCGGCCGTTCCGCGAGATCCCGACCGGATCGGTGAAGTAG